In Tsukamurella tyrosinosolvens, the genomic window ACCCCGCCGCGTCCGGCATCCTCGGGGAGGCACGGCAAGCACGCCCGCCAGGACTGAGAGGACTCCCCCATGTCGCGCACCATCCGCCTGACCGGGTCCGGCATCGCCACCGCGACCCCCGACGTCGTCATCGCCCGGATCGGCGTGGAGTTCCGCGCGGCCGACGTGTCGACGGCCTTCTCCGGCGCCGGCGAGGCGGCGCACGCGGTGGTCGCCGCCGTCCGCGGGGCCGGGGTGGCGGACGGCGACGTCGCGACGTCGAACCTGGGGCTGCAGGCCGTCGAGACGGGCCCGTGGGAGGACCGCCGGTTGGAGGGCTACGCCGCCAGCGAGTCGCTCACCGTCACCATCCGCACCGTCGGCGACGCCGCCGCGGTGCTGCAGGCGGCCGCGGCGGCCGCGGGCGATGCGGCCCGGATCCAGTCCGTCACCTTCGCGCTGTCCGACGGTGCCGCCCCCGCCGCCGCGGCACGCGAGGCCGCGTTCACCGATGCGAAGGCGCAGGCCGAGCAGTACGCCGCGCTGTCCGGCGACGCCCTCGGCGCCGTGCTCTCGATCGCCGATGACGGGTCCGGACCACGCACCGAGGTGCACTTCGCCGCGAAGGCGCTCGGCTCGGCGGCGCCCGCGGGCCCGGCCCTCGAGCCGGGCGAGAAGACCGTCACGGCACGGGTCACCGTCGAATGGGAGTTGGTGTAACCGTCCGTTCGTTGCCGTAACGGGCGATCCGCTGCGGCGGCGCGTCCCCGCTGCCACCCTGGGACCATGGCGAACTCGACATCCAGCACAGCACGGAAACTGCGCGTCACCGGCGTCGCGCTCCTCGCGGCGGTCGCACTGGGCGGGTCGGTGACGGCGTGCGGCTCGTCGAGCACGTCCAACGACTCGCCGCGGGAGATCACGGCGGTCGGCACGGGCGACGCCTCGGGCAAGCCCGACGTGCTCACCGTGGAGCTGGCCGTGCAGCACCAGGCGGGCGACGTGACGACCGCGCTCAACGACGCCTCGGCGAGCGCGCAGAAGGTGATCGACGCGGCCGGCGCGAACGGCGTCGACAAGAAGGACGTCGCCACCGCGAACGTGCGGGTCAATCCCCGCTACGGCACCGACCGGCAGATCACGTCGTACGAGGCGACGCAGTCGCTCACGGTGAAGGTCCGCAAGCTCGAGACCGCGTCGAAGCTGCTGGGCGACCTCGCGACCGCCGGCGGCGACGCGACCCGGATCAGCTCCGTGGGCTTCGACATCGAGAACGACTCCGCGCTCAAGACGACGGCGCGCGACAAGGCCTTCGCCGAGGCCAAGAGCCGCGCCGAGCAGTACGCCAAGCTCTCCGGCGGCAAGCTCGGCGAGGTCCGCACGGTGACCGAGGGCGCGGCCGCCCGGCCGACGACGACCCGGCAGTTCTCGGCCCCCGATTCCGCTCCCGGTGTCGCCGCCTCGCCCGTCCCGATCGAGTCCGGCGAGCAGTCGCTGACCGTGACGGTGACGGTGGTCTTCGCGCTGTCCTGACCGCCCGCGGGTCGGGTCAGCCCAGGATGCGGCGCACCACCCCGTCGGCCAGGAGTCGCCCGGCGTCGGTGAGCACGTAGGCGTCACGCGCCCGGTCCAGGTTCCCGACGGCGACCTCGTCCTCGGCCCGGGAGGCCTCGTCGGGCCGGAGCACAGCGAGCGGGATGCCGGACCGCATGCGCACGCGCAGCATCACGTCCTCGACGTGACGGTCCTCGTCGGTGAGCACCTCGTGGCCCGCGATCGGCAGCGCCCCGCCCGCCACGGCGTCGGCGTACCGGGCGGGGTGCTTGACGTTCCACACCCGTGTCCCGGCGACGTGGC contains:
- a CDS encoding SIMPL domain-containing protein, which produces MSRTIRLTGSGIATATPDVVIARIGVEFRAADVSTAFSGAGEAAHAVVAAVRGAGVADGDVATSNLGLQAVETGPWEDRRLEGYAASESLTVTIRTVGDAAAVLQAAAAAAGDAARIQSVTFALSDGAAPAAAAREAAFTDAKAQAEQYAALSGDALGAVLSIADDGSGPRTEVHFAAKALGSAAPAGPALEPGEKTVTARVTVEWELV
- a CDS encoding SIMPL domain-containing protein, producing MANSTSSTARKLRVTGVALLAAVALGGSVTACGSSSTSNDSPREITAVGTGDASGKPDVLTVELAVQHQAGDVTTALNDASASAQKVIDAAGANGVDKKDVATANVRVNPRYGTDRQITSYEATQSLTVKVRKLETASKLLGDLATAGGDATRISSVGFDIENDSALKTTARDKAFAEAKSRAEQYAKLSGGKLGEVRTVTEGAAARPTTTRQFSAPDSAPGVAASPVPIESGEQSLTVTVTVVFALS